One Balnearium lithotrophicum DNA window includes the following coding sequences:
- a CDS encoding succinate dehydrogenase/fumarate reductase iron-sulfur subunit, with the protein MESRKVTFRIRRFNPKKDEKPYYQDFELEVSRGMTILEALQQIKDTQEPTLSFRAYCRSAICGSCAVKVNGFPKLACKTQVFNELDKFRTNTLTIEPLDNMEVVRDLIVDWDKPIDKLKKMRTYLIPNPEVVPSTLDEESRVYPEELKKFDTFTDCILCTSCFSSCTASQLDENYGGPFQLSRVYRFAVDPRDALGKERSKVGYAFDMWNCVRCNKCADVCPKHISPVDGIMKLRGLSIEAGLRNNPGARHVMAFYKSLLDSGMLNEVLLPLRTKGIKGILENLPVGIKMILKGKAHSPIQKPISEHEKLVKLVKLAMELEV; encoded by the coding sequence ATGGAAAGTAGGAAGGTAACTTTTAGAATAAGGAGGTTTAATCCCAAAAAGGACGAAAAGCCCTACTATCAGGACTTTGAGTTGGAAGTTTCAAGGGGAATGACAATTCTCGAAGCCCTTCAGCAAATTAAGGATACTCAGGAACCAACCCTTTCCTTTAGGGCATACTGCAGGAGTGCAATTTGTGGTTCGTGTGCAGTAAAGGTCAACGGCTTTCCTAAGCTCGCCTGTAAGACACAGGTTTTTAACGAACTTGATAAGTTTCGAACTAATACATTAACAATAGAACCCTTAGACAACATGGAAGTTGTAAGGGATTTAATCGTAGATTGGGACAAGCCTATAGATAAATTGAAAAAAATGAGAACTTACCTTATTCCAAATCCGGAGGTTGTTCCAAGTACTCTGGATGAAGAGAGCCGGGTTTACCCTGAGGAGCTTAAAAAGTTTGATACCTTTACAGACTGTATCCTCTGTACTTCCTGTTTCTCCTCGTGTACAGCCTCTCAGTTGGACGAGAACTACGGAGGTCCCTTCCAACTTTCAAGGGTTTACAGGTTTGCAGTTGACCCGAGGGATGCTTTAGGGAAAGAAAGGTCAAAGGTAGGTTATGCCTTTGATATGTGGAACTGTGTAAGGTGCAACAAGTGTGCCGATGTTTGTCCAAAGCACATATCACCTGTTGATGGAATTATGAAGTTAAGGGGACTCTCTATTGAGGCCGGCCTTAGAAACAATCCCGGTGCAAGACACGTCATGGCATTCTACAAGTCTCTCCTTGATTCTGGAATGTTAAACGAGGTTCTACTTCCTCTGAGAACGAAGGGAATTAAGGGAATTTTGGAAAACCTTCCCGTTGGGATAAAGATGATTTTGAAGGGGAAAGCCCACTCTCCTATTCAAAAGCCGATTTCTGAACACGAGAAATTGGTAAAACTAGTTAAATTAGCCATGGAGTTGGAGGTTTAG
- a CDS encoding CoB--CoM heterodisulfide reductase iron-sulfur subunit B family protein — MKEYAFYPGCAAKGASKELYESTIAVSNKLGLKLRELPQFSCCGAGVLEEVKEAVDLVVNARNIAYAERENLDIVTVCSTCLLVLRKTKYLLDNDKKLREEVNELLSEVGLEYKGTGQIKHFHWVLLEEFGEEELRKRVEKPLSGIKVYPYYGCHTVRPYDILGFEPSENPQSLERIIRALGAEPVSGRRNLECCGFHAFWPAPKISMRLTGLNLKDANDFGADCIVTPCPLCHMNLDANQKRALSEVGENFQIPVLHLPQLVGIALGIEPKKLGLHRNIVPVNC, encoded by the coding sequence ATGAAGGAGTATGCATTCTATCCAGGATGTGCGGCAAAGGGGGCCTCTAAGGAGCTCTACGAGTCAACTATAGCAGTTTCAAATAAACTCGGTCTAAAACTTAGAGAGCTCCCTCAGTTCAGCTGCTGTGGAGCTGGGGTTCTTGAGGAGGTAAAGGAAGCTGTTGACTTAGTTGTAAATGCCAGAAACATTGCCTATGCAGAGAGGGAAAATTTAGACATCGTAACAGTTTGTAGCACATGCCTTTTGGTCTTGAGGAAGACAAAGTACCTACTTGATAACGATAAAAAACTGAGGGAGGAGGTAAACGAGCTCCTTTCTGAAGTAGGACTTGAATATAAAGGAACGGGCCAGATTAAGCACTTTCACTGGGTTTTACTTGAGGAGTTTGGAGAGGAGGAATTGAGAAAAAGGGTTGAAAAGCCACTTTCAGGAATAAAGGTCTATCCGTACTACGGATGTCATACCGTTAGGCCTTACGATATTTTAGGGTTTGAACCTTCTGAAAATCCGCAGTCGCTAGAGAGGATTATAAGAGCTCTCGGGGCAGAGCCTGTATCCGGAAGGAGAAACTTGGAGTGCTGTGGATTCCATGCCTTTTGGCCGGCTCCAAAAATCAGCATGAGGCTAACGGGACTCAACCTTAAGGATGCTAACGATTTTGGAGCCGACTGTATAGTAACTCCCTGCCCTTTGTGCCACATGAATTTAGATGCAAACCAGAAGAGAGCTCTAAGCGAAGTTGGAGAAAACTTCCAGATTCCCGTTCTCCACTTACCTCAGTTGGTTGGAATTGCCCTCGGAATTGAGCCTAAGAAACTGGGACTCCACAGAAATATTGTTCCTGTTAACTGCTAA
- a CDS encoding carbon starvation CstA family protein, translating into MVILLFLTAAVIFAVAYITYGRFLRDRVFKLKKENKTPAHEFRDGVDYVPAPAPVLLGHHFSSIAGAGPIVGPITAASSWGWLPAYLWVLIGNIFIGGVHDMSSLVASIRNKAKSIAEIGGMYLSKRAGFLFKLFIWLALLYVVAVFINVAQITFNAKVPLIEGGKVVELLPIGGGVATSALIYIVLAVIFGILIYRFNLSLKVTTAVFVILVYLAVYVGQLFPINLSPNVWNVVLLIYVAVASVTPVWILLQPRDYLSSFLLYGALIGAGLGILLSFGKFQPHIPAFLGFNSDIGPLFPLLFVVIACGSISGFHSLVSSGTTSKQLNSEPDALTVGYGAMLLEGIVAVMSVIFVLILTVPEFQILKKNVAAIYGTGVGRFMSILGIPENIGVAFGMLALSSFILTSTDTGTRLARYVFTELTGVTNRFVATGISLIIPAILVFLKYKDPATGKVLPVWKALWPVFGATNQLIAALSLFVVMVWMIKTGKYWFVTGIPSLFMAVITLWALVMLFLKWKFTVIGVAALIQVFLALWIFYEGFLALKKLREETFNGGG; encoded by the coding sequence ATGGTTATTCTCCTCTTTCTGACAGCTGCCGTTATATTTGCAGTTGCTTATATAACCTACGGTAGATTTTTGAGAGACAGGGTTTTTAAACTGAAAAAGGAGAATAAAACTCCTGCCCACGAATTTAGAGACGGTGTTGATTACGTTCCAGCCCCAGCCCCCGTCCTCTTGGGACACCACTTTTCCTCGATTGCAGGAGCAGGTCCCATCGTTGGTCCTATAACTGCAGCATCATCTTGGGGATGGTTACCTGCCTATCTATGGGTTCTCATAGGAAACATCTTTATCGGCGGCGTTCACGATATGAGCTCTTTAGTTGCATCAATTAGAAACAAGGCAAAGTCAATTGCAGAAATAGGGGGAATGTACCTTTCAAAGAGGGCTGGATTTTTGTTTAAGCTCTTCATCTGGCTTGCACTCCTCTACGTTGTTGCCGTTTTCATAAACGTTGCTCAGATAACCTTTAACGCCAAGGTTCCGTTGATTGAGGGTGGAAAAGTTGTAGAGCTCCTTCCTATAGGTGGAGGTGTAGCAACGTCTGCACTAATCTACATAGTCCTTGCCGTTATTTTCGGGATTTTAATCTACAGGTTCAATCTATCCTTAAAAGTGACAACTGCAGTTTTTGTCATTTTAGTCTATCTGGCAGTCTACGTTGGACAGCTCTTTCCGATTAACCTTTCCCCCAACGTTTGGAACGTAGTTTTGCTCATATACGTTGCCGTTGCATCGGTTACTCCGGTTTGGATTCTCCTCCAGCCGAGGGACTACCTTTCAAGTTTCCTTCTGTACGGAGCTCTAATTGGAGCTGGCCTTGGGATTCTCCTATCGTTTGGGAAGTTTCAGCCTCACATTCCTGCCTTTTTAGGATTTAACAGCGACATTGGACCACTCTTTCCCCTTCTCTTTGTAGTTATTGCCTGCGGTTCAATTTCAGGATTTCACTCGTTAGTTTCGTCGGGAACAACATCTAAACAGCTAAACAGTGAACCCGACGCTCTAACCGTTGGTTACGGGGCAATGCTCTTAGAGGGAATCGTTGCAGTTATGTCAGTCATCTTTGTCCTCATTCTCACAGTTCCAGAGTTTCAAATTCTGAAGAAGAACGTCGCAGCGATTTATGGAACGGGAGTTGGGAGGTTTATGTCAATTCTTGGAATTCCTGAAAATATAGGTGTTGCATTTGGAATGCTTGCCCTCTCTTCCTTTATACTTACAAGTACAGATACAGGTACAAGACTTGCCCGCTACGTTTTTACAGAATTAACGGGAGTTACAAACAGATTCGTTGCAACGGGGATTTCCCTCATTATTCCAGCTATTTTAGTTTTCCTAAAGTACAAAGACCCCGCTACGGGAAAGGTTCTTCCCGTCTGGAAAGCCCTCTGGCCTGTATTTGGAGCTACGAACCAACTTATAGCGGCACTTTCCCTGTTTGTCGTTATGGTTTGGATGATTAAAACCGGAAAGTACTGGTTTGTCACAGGAATTCCCTCTCTCTTTATGGCAGTTATAACACTCTGGGCTTTAGTTATGCTCTTTTTAAAGTGGAAATTTACGGTAATAGGAGTTGCAGCCCTAATTCAGGTTTTCTTAGCCCTCTGGATTTTTTACGAAGGTTTCTTAGCACTTAAAAAACTTAGAGAGGAGACTTTTAATGGCGGAGGCTAA
- a CDS encoding DUF3343 domain-containing protein produces MAEAKSLSEKVFFIATGIRLHLKEYFLRITGLFKQYEYCISFPSIPEGLKAEKYLKEFKAVSIPIPNEIFEGCGVGILVKEEDLENLLKHLKEKGILVSGVFKREGEKFVEVKR; encoded by the coding sequence ATGGCGGAGGCTAAAAGTTTAAGTGAAAAGGTATTTTTCATCGCAACTGGAATCAGGCTCCACTTAAAGGAATACTTTTTGAGAATTACTGGACTTTTCAAACAATACGAATACTGCATCTCCTTTCCCTCAATTCCTGAGGGTTTAAAGGCTGAGAAGTACTTGAAGGAGTTTAAGGCCGTATCAATTCCAATTCCAAACGAGATTTTTGAAGGTTGTGGAGTAGGTATTTTGGTTAAGGAGGAAGACCTTGAAAATCTGTTAAAACACTTAAAGGAAAAGGGAATTTTAGTTTCCGGTGTATTTAAGAGGGAGGGAGAAAAATTTGTTGAGGTGAAGCGTTGA
- a CDS encoding NAD(P)H-dependent glycerol-3-phosphate dehydrogenase — MKIAVLGSGSWGSALSIHFGRNEFDVVQWCREREVSEEINSFRENRTYLPGFKYPERVRATSSVERALEGVEIVFSVIPTQFTASFWRDNKELLHGKSLVCASKGIEIESLKTLSELYGEIFGSLENYYVLSGPTFAREIASGLPAAAVVSNENLERALNIVKLLNTPSFRLYASSDVKGVELGGALKNVIAIATGISDGMGFGNNARAALITRGLHEIKRLGRKLGAREETFYGLSGVGDLVLTCTGDLSRNRQFGISIAKGDRREGNFVVEGVYTVKAVHELSKRLNIEMPISEAVYRIIYDGVEPKEVIRELLSRPVKEESS, encoded by the coding sequence TTGAAAATAGCAGTTTTGGGCTCTGGAAGCTGGGGTTCGGCACTCTCCATCCACTTTGGAAGGAACGAATTTGATGTTGTTCAGTGGTGCAGAGAGAGGGAGGTTTCTGAGGAAATTAACTCCTTTAGGGAGAATAGAACCTATCTTCCCGGATTTAAGTATCCGGAAAGGGTAAGGGCAACTTCCTCCGTTGAAAGAGCTTTAGAGGGTGTGGAGATTGTTTTCTCTGTAATACCAACTCAGTTTACAGCCTCTTTCTGGAGGGACAATAAGGAGCTCCTACATGGAAAATCCTTGGTCTGTGCGAGTAAGGGAATAGAGATTGAAAGTTTAAAAACGCTCTCTGAACTTTACGGTGAGATATTTGGCTCTTTAGAGAACTATTACGTCCTCTCGGGTCCAACCTTCGCGAGGGAAATTGCTTCAGGTCTTCCTGCTGCAGCTGTTGTATCAAATGAAAACTTGGAGAGGGCTCTCAATATAGTTAAGCTCCTAAATACTCCCTCCTTCAGGCTCTATGCCTCGAGTGATGTTAAGGGAGTTGAATTGGGGGGAGCTCTGAAGAACGTTATTGCAATCGCAACGGGAATTTCCGATGGCATGGGATTTGGAAACAACGCAAGGGCAGCACTGATAACGAGGGGACTCCACGAAATTAAGAGGCTTGGAAGGAAATTGGGAGCAAGGGAGGAAACCTTTTACGGCCTTTCGGGAGTCGGCGACCTTGTTCTAACCTGTACAGGAGACCTTTCAAGGAACAGACAGTTTGGAATCTCAATAGCCAAAGGAGATAGGAGGGAAGGAAACTTCGTCGTTGAGGGTGTTTACACAGTAAAGGCCGTTCATGAGCTATCCAAGAGGCTAAACATTGAGATGCCAATATCTGAGGCCGTATATAGAATTATCTATGATGGAGTTGAACCGAAGGAGGTAATAAGGGAGCTCCTTTCAAGGCCTGTAAAGGAGGAAAGCAGTTAA
- the phoU gene encoding phosphate signaling complex protein PhoU encodes MIEKYVLDLDELKKSFIEMADMSKKIINDAMESLMERDKERAKATYQYDRLIDLKELEIEERCIRILALYSPEAADLRLVVSILKSIVDLERIGDLARDICETAIRLSEVPPIKPYVDLPRMLKIVSDMLKDSVMSLLRGDVELAKDVIDRDDIVDSFYERLFDELVEISRKNPESAAVAVRLILVIKSLERVGDHATNIAEYAIYYKTGDVVKHKKAQEYLKKLKEKEKNENRGD; translated from the coding sequence ATGATTGAAAAGTACGTTTTAGACCTTGATGAGCTTAAGAAGAGTTTTATTGAAATGGCAGATATGTCTAAAAAGATAATAAACGATGCCATGGAATCCCTCATGGAGAGGGACAAGGAAAGAGCAAAAGCCACGTACCAGTACGATAGACTCATTGACCTTAAGGAACTTGAAATTGAGGAGAGGTGCATAAGAATTCTTGCCCTCTACTCACCCGAAGCTGCAGATTTGAGATTGGTTGTTTCCATTCTAAAGAGCATAGTTGACCTTGAAAGAATAGGTGACTTGGCAAGGGATATATGTGAAACGGCAATTAGGCTTTCAGAAGTTCCACCAATAAAGCCCTACGTTGACCTTCCGAGGATGCTTAAAATTGTTTCAGACATGCTGAAGGACTCAGTAATGTCCCTTTTAAGGGGTGATGTTGAGCTTGCAAAGGATGTTATAGACAGGGACGATATCGTTGACAGCTTCTACGAAAGGCTCTTCGATGAACTTGTTGAAATTTCTCGGAAAAATCCTGAGAGTGCTGCAGTTGCCGTCAGACTGATACTCGTAATCAAGTCCTTAGAAAGGGTAGGGGACCACGCAACAAACATTGCAGAGTACGCAATTTACTACAAAACGGGGGATGTTGTTAAGCACAAAAAGGCTCAGGAGTACCTGAAAAAACTTAAAGAGAAGGAGAAGAATGAGAATAGAGGAGATTAA
- a CDS encoding prohibitin family protein — translation MRIEEIKPPKSDAPRILILFILIILIGIALFQSVKVIETGEVGVRLRLGKIDREELYPGVHFLIPIIDRVVIFSTRVNKIDFLNAKGNPVTALSVEGLPAKLDITVLYRIIPDKADEIYRNFGTDYAEKIVVPIVRETVRNVVAQYKIEDLYSTNRGKLQKEIYERVKEKLKSSNIDIVDVLLRNVALPKKVVEKIEEKLRAKEEAEKMKYVIEREKLEAQRKITEAKGIAESNRIISDSLSEKYLQWYYLKTLKELASSPNNTFVITPYDQKLIPMLNLNGKTK, via the coding sequence ATGAGAATAGAGGAGATTAAACCTCCAAAGAGCGATGCTCCGAGAATTTTAATTTTGTTTATCCTAATAATCCTAATTGGTATTGCCCTCTTTCAGTCTGTTAAGGTCATAGAGACAGGTGAAGTAGGTGTAAGGTTAAGGCTTGGAAAGATTGATAGAGAGGAACTGTACCCTGGCGTCCACTTCCTCATTCCTATCATTGATAGAGTAGTTATCTTTTCAACGAGGGTGAACAAGATAGACTTTTTGAATGCAAAGGGGAACCCCGTTACGGCTCTGAGTGTTGAGGGACTCCCTGCAAAGTTGGACATAACCGTTCTGTACAGAATAATTCCCGACAAGGCCGATGAAATATACAGGAATTTCGGAACGGACTATGCAGAAAAAATAGTTGTTCCAATTGTCAGGGAAACTGTTAGAAACGTTGTAGCCCAGTACAAAATAGAAGATTTGTATTCAACAAACAGGGGAAAGCTTCAGAAGGAAATATACGAGAGGGTAAAGGAGAAGCTTAAAAGTTCAAACATCGATATCGTTGACGTTCTACTTAGAAACGTAGCCCTTCCTAAAAAGGTTGTTGAGAAAATTGAGGAGAAGCTGAGGGCCAAAGAAGAAGCCGAGAAGATGAAGTACGTTATTGAGAGGGAGAAGTTAGAGGCTCAGAGAAAGATTACAGAGGCAAAGGGTATTGCAGAGTCAAACAGGATAATTTCAGACTCCCTCTCTGAAAAGTACCTCCAGTGGTACTATCTAAAAACACTAAAGGAGCTCGCTTCAAGTCCTAACAATACATTTGTAATAACACCCTACGACCAGAAGCTCATTCCTATGCTCAACCTAAACGGAAAAACAAAATGA
- a CDS encoding metal ABC transporter permease, translating into MIQNPLIFLGYDFGINALISSILAGLSCSLIGSYVVLRKMSFAGAGLSHVAFAGVAFGFLLGISPILSAFLFSVLASFVLWYFQTKKGLHFDTTMGIIFATSMALAVIFLSLSKTYGAAVLSYLFGSPLAVEKVDITVLALVSVTVLIFYILFWREIYLISFSEEIAKASGYNVELITLIMSFLVASVVTLSLKSVGALLVFSLLVIPSASAYKLAKSYFQYILYSVMFGLLSGALGMLISFSLDAPSGATITLVSFLLFLLTNLKSQ; encoded by the coding sequence ATGATTCAGAATCCCCTAATCTTCTTAGGCTATGACTTTGGAATTAATGCCCTGATTTCCTCAATCCTTGCCGGTCTTTCCTGTTCTTTAATCGGTTCCTACGTGGTTTTGAGGAAGATGAGTTTTGCAGGAGCAGGGCTCTCACACGTTGCATTTGCCGGAGTTGCTTTTGGTTTTTTATTGGGAATATCTCCAATACTGTCTGCCTTTCTATTTTCAGTACTGGCCTCTTTTGTCCTATGGTACTTTCAAACGAAGAAGGGACTCCATTTTGATACCACAATGGGAATAATTTTTGCTACAAGCATGGCTTTAGCCGTTATTTTTTTAAGTCTTTCAAAAACTTACGGAGCTGCAGTCCTTTCGTACCTCTTTGGAAGTCCGTTAGCGGTTGAGAAAGTTGATATAACAGTTCTCGCTCTCGTATCGGTAACCGTTTTAATCTTCTACATTCTCTTCTGGAGGGAAATATACCTCATTAGCTTTAGTGAGGAGATTGCAAAGGCATCGGGTTACAACGTTGAACTAATCACTCTAATTATGAGCTTTTTGGTAGCTTCCGTTGTTACGCTCTCTTTAAAGTCCGTTGGAGCTCTTTTAGTATTTTCCCTCTTGGTTATCCCTTCTGCATCTGCCTATAAACTTGCCAAGAGCTACTTTCAGTACATCCTCTACTCAGTTATGTTTGGCCTTCTGTCTGGAGCTTTAGGAATGTTAATATCCTTTTCCTTGGATGCACCTTCAGGAGCCACAATAACCTTGGTTTCCTTTCTGCTCTTCCTCTTAACAAACTTAAAGTCCCAATAA
- a CDS encoding DUF72 domain-containing protein, which produces MVFVGISGFFYREWRGIFYPEDLPQSKWLSFYSKHFNGLEVNSTFYRLPKKSSLKRLKRDGESLGFVFKLYRGITHYRKLTDENISPFLEVKEILGERLICLLAQFPSSFRPNQRNLEFLNSLIDRFGNEGILISVELRNSDWKDFLKEIKTTVVCSYFPEGLNWLRDCNGTEELSYFRFHGKELYRGSYSDDELREISERIRKAKSRVKAAFFNNTADGSAVFNALKLKELLGL; this is translated from the coding sequence ATGGTTTTTGTAGGGATCAGCGGTTTTTTCTACAGGGAGTGGAGGGGAATCTTCTACCCTGAGGATTTACCTCAGAGTAAGTGGCTTTCATTTTACTCAAAGCACTTTAACGGTTTAGAGGTTAATTCAACCTTCTACAGGCTACCGAAAAAATCTTCCCTGAAAAGGTTAAAGAGGGACGGCGAGAGTTTAGGTTTTGTCTTTAAGCTCTACCGAGGAATAACCCACTACAGAAAACTGACAGATGAAAACATTTCTCCCTTTCTTGAAGTAAAGGAGATTTTAGGTGAAAGACTCATTTGCTTACTTGCCCAGTTTCCAAGTAGCTTTAGACCAAATCAAAGGAATTTGGAGTTTCTAAACTCCTTGATTGACAGGTTCGGTAATGAGGGAATTTTGATTTCCGTTGAGTTGAGAAACAGCGATTGGAAGGATTTTCTAAAGGAAATAAAAACAACTGTTGTCTGTTCATACTTTCCGGAGGGCTTAAACTGGTTGAGGGACTGTAATGGGACGGAGGAGCTCTCCTACTTCAGGTTTCACGGAAAGGAGCTCTACAGAGGTAGCTACTCCGATGATGAGCTAAGGGAGATTTCAGAGAGGATTAGGAAGGCTAAATCAAGGGTGAAAGCCGCCTTCTTCAACAACACTGCAGATGGAAGTGCTGTCTTTAATGCATTAAAATTAAAGGAGTTATTGGGACTTTAA
- the purB gene encoding adenylosuccinate lyase: MIPRYTLPEMGRIWDEQNKLKNWLKVEVAAAESWAEIGKIPKEAVEKIKEKVEPYLKGEKDFDTKRISEIEEVTNHDVIAFLTYIREIVGDEAKYLHFGMTSSDMLDTAFALQIKQAGELLLKDIERVMEAIKKRAFEHKMTVMVGRTHGIHAEPITFGLKLAIWYDEMRRNYERVKAATERAAVGKLSGAVGTFANIDPRVEELTCKKLGIGHAKASNQVVQRDRHAEFLNSLALTASSIEKFATEIRHLQRTEVREVEEPFRKGQKGSSAMPHKRNPILSERLCGLARVVRSASIVGMENVPLWHERDISHSSTERTVFPDACIALDYMLQKFANLMENLVVYPENMLKNLNLLKGLIFSQRVLLTLIEKGGLSREDAYAVVQENAMKVWKEGVEFKELLLKDERVRKVLSKEEIEEIFDLSYHTKHVDYIFKRVFGEA, from the coding sequence ATGATACCTCGCTATACACTGCCTGAGATGGGAAGAATCTGGGACGAGCAGAACAAACTGAAAAACTGGTTAAAGGTTGAAGTGGCTGCTGCTGAAAGCTGGGCAGAGATTGGAAAAATTCCAAAGGAGGCCGTTGAAAAAATAAAGGAAAAGGTTGAACCATACCTAAAGGGAGAGAAGGATTTCGATACAAAGAGGATTTCCGAGATAGAGGAAGTAACAAACCACGACGTTATAGCCTTCCTGACGTACATAAGGGAAATTGTTGGAGATGAGGCAAAGTACCTCCACTTCGGTATGACATCTTCAGATATGTTGGATACAGCCTTTGCACTTCAAATAAAGCAGGCTGGGGAGCTCCTACTAAAGGATATTGAAAGGGTAATGGAGGCCATAAAAAAGAGGGCATTCGAGCACAAAATGACGGTTATGGTTGGAAGGACCCACGGAATACACGCTGAACCCATAACATTCGGCTTAAAGCTTGCGATTTGGTACGACGAAATGAGGAGAAACTACGAGAGGGTAAAGGCCGCAACGGAGAGGGCAGCTGTAGGTAAGCTCTCTGGAGCAGTTGGAACGTTTGCAAATATTGACCCAAGGGTTGAGGAGCTCACGTGTAAGAAGTTAGGAATAGGACACGCAAAGGCCTCAAACCAGGTTGTCCAGAGGGATAGACACGCTGAGTTTCTTAACTCCCTTGCCCTAACGGCATCCTCCATAGAGAAGTTTGCCACAGAAATTAGACACCTTCAGAGGACTGAGGTCAGGGAGGTTGAAGAGCCCTTTAGAAAGGGTCAGAAAGGTTCTTCTGCAATGCCCCATAAGAGGAATCCAATACTCTCTGAAAGGCTCTGTGGACTTGCAAGGGTTGTAAGGAGTGCATCAATAGTCGGTATGGAGAATGTTCCCCTCTGGCACGAAAGGGACATTTCCCACTCATCAACAGAGAGAACGGTCTTTCCAGATGCCTGTATAGCCCTTGACTACATGCTTCAGAAGTTTGCAAACCTCATGGAAAACTTGGTTGTTTATCCAGAAAACATGTTGAAGAACCTAAACCTCCTCAAAGGACTAATCTTCAGCCAGAGAGTTCTTCTAACTCTCATCGAAAAGGGAGGACTTTCAAGGGAGGATGCCTACGCAGTTGTTCAGGAGAATGCGATGAAGGTCTGGAAGGAGGGAGTTGAGTTTAAGGAGCTCCTTCTAAAGGATGAGAGGGTTAGAAAGGTCTTATCTAAGGAGGAGATAGAGGAAATCTTTGACCTTTCCTACCACACCAAGCACGTAGACTACATATTCAAGAGAGTTTTCGGGGAGGCTTAA
- the hemG gene encoding protoporphyrinogen oxidase: MKVCVVGAGVSGLSVAFYLKRGGADVTVLEREERPGGKMRTVYEKGYIVETGPNGFLDGKPYTLNLVKALGIEDKLYRSSDKSRKRFIYTNGRLVRLPENPIAFLSSYLLSWKGKLRLVGELFVPPKRDLSDETLADFARRRIGEEALEKLLDPMVAGIFAGDPERMSLKASFPAIYQLEKKYGGLIKGLIAKMKESKGSSSGPAGPGGVLTSFVGGVSDLINALSEKLGNDLKTGVSTENIEKRGKYWVVTWREGGEEKSDEFEHLILSTPAYSASELLKSVNEELSHLLSQIEYSPISVVALGFQSKGLGHDLDGFGFLIPKSEGRKILGALWDSSVFPNRAPEGKVLIRVMVGGARQPELAGLSEEELVEISLKELRRIMKIRHYPEFIKVFKHEKGIPHYSLGHSERVDRIFELGRRIGNLHFCSNAYRGVGVNDCTKLAEETAKEILE, from the coding sequence ATGAAGGTCTGCGTTGTAGGAGCAGGAGTTTCTGGCCTTTCCGTTGCCTTTTATCTAAAAAGGGGCGGAGCTGATGTTACTGTTCTTGAGAGAGAAGAGAGACCCGGTGGAAAGATGAGGACCGTTTACGAGAAGGGATACATCGTTGAAACGGGACCAAACGGATTCTTGGACGGAAAACCCTACACCTTAAACCTTGTAAAGGCTTTGGGAATAGAGGATAAACTCTACAGGAGCTCCGATAAGTCAAGAAAGAGGTTTATCTATACAAACGGGAGGTTAGTGAGGCTTCCCGAAAACCCAATTGCCTTTCTCTCCTCCTACCTTTTAAGCTGGAAGGGAAAGTTAAGGTTGGTTGGAGAACTTTTTGTCCCTCCAAAAAGGGATTTGTCAGACGAAACGCTGGCAGACTTTGCAAGGAGGAGAATCGGAGAGGAGGCCTTAGAAAAACTTTTAGACCCTATGGTTGCAGGAATTTTTGCAGGTGACCCCGAAAGGATGAGCTTGAAGGCTTCATTTCCGGCCATCTACCAATTGGAGAAAAAGTACGGCGGTTTGATAAAGGGATTAATTGCCAAGATGAAGGAGTCTAAGGGTTCCTCATCTGGACCTGCAGGGCCGGGGGGAGTTTTGACTTCCTTTGTCGGAGGGGTTAGCGACCTTATCAATGCCCTTTCTGAAAAACTTGGAAACGACCTTAAAACCGGCGTAAGTACAGAGAATATTGAAAAAAGAGGAAAATACTGGGTTGTTACCTGGAGAGAAGGAGGAGAGGAGAAATCTGATGAGTTTGAACACTTGATTCTTTCAACTCCTGCCTACTCTGCATCGGAGCTCTTAAAGTCCGTTAACGAGGAGCTCTCACACCTCCTTTCCCAGATAGAGTACTCTCCAATTTCCGTTGTTGCCTTAGGTTTTCAAAGTAAAGGTTTGGGTCACGACCTTGACGGATTTGGATTTTTAATCCCGAAGAGTGAAGGTAGGAAGATTTTGGGAGCTCTCTGGGACAGCTCCGTTTTTCCAAACAGAGCTCCAGAGGGAAAGGTACTCATAAGGGTTATGGTAGGAGGAGCAAGACAGCCAGAGCTTGCAGGGCTTTCAGAGGAGGAGCTCGTTGAAATTTCTCTGAAGGAGTTAAGGAGAATTATGAAGATTCGTCACTACCCGGAGTTTATTAAAGTTTTTAAGCACGAAAAGGGCATTCCCCACTACAGTCTTGGACACTCTGAAAGGGTTGACAGGATTTTTGAATTGGGAAGGAGGATTGGAAACCTTCACTTCTGCTCAAATGCCTACAGGGGAGTTGGAGTCAACGATTGCACAAAACTTGCCGAAGAAACGGCTAAGGAGATTTTGGAGTGA